In a single window of the Methanobrevibacter sp. TMH8 genome:
- a CDS encoding bifunctional N(6)-L-threonylcarbamoyladenine synthase/serine/threonine protein kinase has translation MIKMICLGIEGTAEKTGVGIVDSDGNILANVGNQLFPKEGGIHPREAAEHHAKWIPQLILQACNEANITLSDIDLVSFSKGPGLGPGLRTTATAARTLALSIKKPIIGVNHCIGHIEIGKLDTGAIDPVSMYVSGGNSQIIAYEYGRYRVFGETLDIAIGNALDQFGRETGLGHPGGPVVEKLAKMGSYVKLPYTVKGMDLSFSGLMSAAIRKFKEGIAIEDICYSFQETAFSMLVEVTERALSHTKKDEVLLCGGVAANKRLREMLDDMAISHFAKFYMPKMEYCGDNGAMIAWLGILMNDSYGPDKIENTEVIQRFRTDEVDVPWVKQSNSRINLPNDILAKGAEADILFGKWIDEESIVKKRIPKVYRIKEIDDKLRKSRTKKEAKLLSDAKRAGVVSPILYDVDLNEKSIAMEKINGELAKDILGKLSIDDQKNLSIAIGRNIGLIHKNDIIHGDITGSNIMISDDKVIFIDFGLGKYSNLIEDKCVDLLVFKKSLQSIDYKIANNIFNLVLDGYVSSYDNDNIDKDKIVKKINEIESRGRYVSH, from the coding sequence CTGATTAAAATGATTTGTTTAGGAATTGAAGGAACAGCTGAAAAAACTGGAGTTGGAATAGTTGATAGTGATGGAAATATTCTAGCTAATGTGGGAAATCAGCTATTTCCAAAGGAAGGTGGAATTCATCCAAGAGAAGCTGCTGAACATCATGCTAAATGGATTCCTCAACTAATTCTTCAAGCATGTAATGAAGCTAATATTACATTATCTGACATTGATCTAGTTTCTTTTTCTAAAGGTCCTGGTCTTGGCCCTGGTCTAAGGACAACAGCTACTGCAGCTAGAACATTAGCTCTTTCAATAAAAAAACCTATCATTGGTGTTAATCATTGCATTGGACATATTGAAATTGGAAAACTCGATACTGGAGCTATTGATCCTGTTTCAATGTATGTTAGTGGTGGGAATAGCCAGATAATAGCTTATGAATATGGAAGATACAGAGTATTTGGTGAAACTTTGGATATAGCCATTGGTAATGCATTGGATCAATTTGGAAGAGAAACTGGTCTTGGACATCCTGGAGGGCCAGTTGTAGAGAAATTAGCTAAAATGGGCAGTTATGTAAAATTGCCCTATACTGTTAAAGGAATGGATCTTTCTTTTTCAGGTCTCATGAGTGCAGCTATTCGTAAGTTCAAGGAAGGAATAGCTATTGAAGATATTTGTTATAGTTTCCAAGAAACAGCTTTTTCTATGCTAGTTGAAGTAACTGAAAGGGCTCTTTCCCACACAAAAAAAGATGAAGTTTTATTATGTGGTGGTGTAGCTGCAAATAAGAGGCTAAGAGAAATGCTTGATGATATGGCCATAAGCCATTTTGCTAAGTTTTATATGCCAAAGATGGAGTACTGTGGTGATAATGGAGCTATGATAGCTTGGCTTGGAATACTGATGAATGATAGCTATGGTCCTGATAAAATCGAAAATACTGAAGTCATCCAAAGATTTAGAACTGATGAAGTAGATGTTCCATGGGTAAAACAATCAAACTCTAGGATAAATCTTCCTAATGATATTTTAGCTAAGGGAGCTGAAGCCGATATATTGTTTGGTAAGTGGATAGATGAAGAATCAATTGTCAAAAAAAGAATCCCAAAAGTTTACCGGATAAAAGAAATTGATGATAAATTGAGAAAATCGAGGACTAAAAAAGAAGCTAAGCTACTTTCAGATGCAAAACGAGCTGGTGTCGTTTCTCCTATTTTGTATGATGTTGATTTAAATGAAAAATCAATAGCTATGGAAAAAATTAATGGTGAATTAGCTAAAGATATTTTAGGAAAACTATCTATAGATGATCAAAAGAACCTATCTATAGCTATTGGTCGTAATATAGGGTTAATTCATAAAAATGACATTATTCATGGGGATATAACAGGGTCTAATATAATGATTAGTGATGATAAAGTTATTTTCATTGATTTTGGTTTAGGAAAGTATTCTAATCTTATTGAAGATAAATGTGTTGATTTGCTTGTTTTTAAAAAATCATTACAAAGTATTGATTATAAAATAGCTAATAATATTTTCAATTTGGTTTTAGATGGATATGTTAGTAGCTATGATAATGATAATATTGATAAGGATAAAATAGTTAAAAAGATTAATGAAATTGAATCAAGGGGAAGATATGTTTCTCATTGA
- the ftsA gene encoding coenzyme F390 synthetase — translation MKNKTSYYNKEIETMDRGDLDSLIDEKVKYTVKYAYENSKFYKKWFEKNKIDINSIQSHEDLKALPIISGDTIKKNQPPINNYFSFKSADDKDIITIHETSGTSGNPKSFFLTKDDWGKYIQKYARTYKSQGFKKGDSLIVCAAYGMNIGADSMSLAAKKLNITTIPEGKCTFPVRIIENYKPTSIVGSIFKFLRLAKRMKENGLNPEESSIKRLIAGGESFSEESRKYIEELWGVDVFNTYGSTEGTMCGECSEKNGIHVPEDLIHLDIYNTDIEEDPNMRIENEIVKTSNSYSSHPNSCFLKDGKEGKIILTTLLNKGEKAGTLLINYDTDDSSSVITREKCACGRTHMKINNPVRNTETANLFGISINRVDIEAGVFQKENMEYLTGEYESFIYGDEIQNTLRISLECKDLENTDKSLIENNFLKSFLENKKSLKEKYYSYYENELEILFNFCEKGELEFYKVKGRPKRVIDRR, via the coding sequence ATGAAAAATAAAACCTCCTATTATAACAAAGAAATTGAAACAATGGATAGAGGAGATCTTGATTCTTTAATTGATGAAAAAGTTAAATATACTGTTAAATATGCTTATGAAAACTCAAAATTTTATAAAAAATGGTTTGAAAAAAATAAAATAGATATTAATTCAATCCAATCCCATGAAGATTTGAAAGCGCTTCCAATAATCTCTGGAGATACCATTAAAAAAAATCAACCTCCTATAAATAATTATTTCTCATTTAAATCTGCAGATGATAAAGATATAATCACTATTCATGAAACAAGCGGAACAAGTGGGAATCCTAAATCTTTTTTTTTAACTAAAGATGATTGGGGGAAATATATTCAAAAGTATGCTCGAACCTACAAATCTCAAGGATTTAAGAAAGGAGACTCATTAATTGTATGTGCTGCATATGGAATGAATATTGGTGCAGATTCCATGAGTTTAGCTGCAAAAAAACTGAATATTACTACAATTCCAGAAGGTAAATGTACTTTCCCAGTGCGAATTATAGAAAACTATAAACCAACTAGTATTGTAGGAAGTATCTTTAAATTTTTAAGACTAGCTAAGAGAATGAAAGAAAATGGATTAAATCCAGAAGAATCTAGTATTAAAAGGTTAATTGCGGGAGGAGAAAGTTTTTCAGAAGAATCTAGAAAATATATTGAAGAATTATGGGGAGTAGATGTGTTTAATACATATGGAAGTACTGAAGGAACAATGTGTGGAGAATGTAGCGAAAAAAATGGAATTCATGTTCCAGAAGATTTAATTCATTTAGATATTTACAACACTGACATAGAAGAAGATCCTAATATGCGAATAGAAAATGAAATAGTTAAAACTTCTAATTCCTATTCAAGTCACCCTAATAGTTGTTTTTTAAAAGATGGTAAAGAAGGAAAAATAATATTAACTACTTTACTTAATAAAGGTGAAAAAGCTGGAACTTTACTTATAAATTATGACACTGATGATTCAAGTTCTGTTATAACTAGAGAAAAATGTGCATGTGGGAGAACACATATGAAAATTAATAATCCAGTTAGAAATACAGAAACAGCTAATTTATTCGGAATATCCATTAATAGAGTAGATATAGAAGCAGGAGTATTTCAAAAAGAGAATATGGAATACTTAACTGGAGAATATGAATCATTCATATATGGAGATGAAATTCAAAATACATTGCGTATTTCATTAGAATGTAAGGACCTTGAAAACACTGATAAATCACTTATTGAAAATAACTTTTTAAAATCTTTTTTAGAAAATAAAAAAAGTTTAAAAGAAAAATATTATAGTTATTATGAAAATGAACTAGAAATATTATTTAATTTCTGTGAAAAAGGCGAACTTGAATTTTATAAGGTTAAAGGTAGGCCAAAAAGAGTTATTGATCGTAGGTGA
- a CDS encoding 4Fe-4S dicluster domain-containing protein, which translates to MVDESTMGCCCEQTEEDNPYEKDISSCCCDYEVTDDSKVENPKSPKKEIDLETLNKVKEMSKSLDIGIIAFGKIPKEEMKENKKLKYSNAIVFTMKIGKKIINEPPSVFAQELNDLVYDKFGKSLYILSDYLRENGFETQVAHPHQNLLDLGKLGETSGIGTVGRSHLLITPEFGPCQKIGAILTSIENLTISKENTYKWINNYCKRCGKCIKACPEDALQKEYMDENKANFIESKCLGCNQGCTYCIEECPFYKDGYSYVKEKHDKLEAKLNGKRKL; encoded by the coding sequence ATGGTCGATGAAAGTACTATGGGCTGTTGTTGTGAACAAACTGAAGAAGATAATCCATATGAAAAAGATATAAGTTCTTGTTGCTGTGATTATGAAGTAACTGATGATTCTAAAGTAGAAAATCCAAAAAGTCCAAAAAAAGAAATAGACTTAGAAACTCTTAACAAGGTCAAAGAGATGAGTAAAAGTTTAGATATAGGAATTATAGCTTTTGGAAAAATACCTAAAGAAGAAATGAAAGAAAATAAAAAGCTAAAATATTCAAATGCTATTGTTTTCACTATGAAAATTGGGAAAAAAATTATAAATGAACCTCCTAGTGTATTCGCCCAAGAATTGAATGATTTAGTTTATGATAAATTTGGAAAAAGTTTATATATTCTTTCTGATTATCTTAGAGAAAATGGCTTTGAAACTCAAGTTGCACATCCTCATCAAAATTTATTAGACCTTGGAAAACTAGGAGAAACATCTGGAATTGGAACAGTAGGCAGAAGTCACTTATTAATCACTCCAGAATTTGGGCCTTGTCAAAAAATAGGAGCAATACTAACATCAATTGAAAACCTAACAATTTCAAAAGAAAACACATATAAATGGATTAATAATTATTGTAAAAGATGTGGAAAATGTATTAAGGCCTGTCCTGAAGATGCACTACAAAAAGAATATATGGATGAAAATAAGGCAAATTTTATTGAATCCAAATGTTTAGGATGTAATCAAGGATGTACATATTGTATTGAAGAATGCCCTTTTTACAAAGATGGATATAGCTATGTGAAAGAGAAACATGACAAATTAGAAGCTAAATTAAATGGAAAAAGGAAATTATAA
- a CDS encoding metalloregulator ArsR/SmtB family transcription factor, protein MSNCKNDSCLEQYENLNLDELISEIPSDDDLYDMGEMIKAISDPLRLKILYLLRNGELCACHIDSALNKPQSTISHHLNVLKKAEFLKWKKEGKWTHYSLSDEKIIEYIEKLIKIGE, encoded by the coding sequence ATGTCAAATTGCAAAAATGATAGTTGTCTTGAACAATATGAAAATTTAAATTTAGATGAGTTAATAAGTGAAATCCCTTCAGATGATGATTTATATGATATGGGGGAAATGATTAAAGCTATCTCTGATCCATTAAGATTAAAAATATTATATTTATTAAGAAATGGTGAATTATGTGCTTGTCATATTGATTCTGCTTTAAATAAGCCTCAATCAACAATTTCCCACCATTTAAATGTTTTAAAAAAAGCTGAGTTTTTAAAGTGGAAAAAAGAAGGAAAATGGACTCATTATAGTTTGTCTGATGAAAAAATAATCGAATATATAGAAAAACTAATTAAGATAGGAGAATAG
- a CDS encoding XTP/dITP diphosphatase encodes MITFITGNNHKVEEAENIFEKFNIELEHIDLGYTEPQGTLEDVAKAGAEYAAQKLNKSVIVEDAGLFIKALSWFPGTYSSYVQDTIGNQGILKLMNNIKNTEDRYAEFRSVIGYCAPNIEPKIFLGKVSGSIAFEEKGNEGFAFDPIFYVPEKDKTFGELTTNEKNQFSHRRNSLELFVNWYKTIEDNK; translated from the coding sequence ATGATAACATTTATTACTGGTAACAATCATAAAGTAGAAGAAGCAGAAAATATTTTTGAAAAATTCAATATTGAATTAGAGCATATTGACTTAGGTTACACAGAACCTCAAGGAACTCTTGAGGATGTAGCTAAAGCTGGTGCAGAATATGCTGCTCAAAAATTAAATAAATCTGTGATTGTTGAAGATGCTGGTTTATTCATCAAAGCTCTTAGTTGGTTTCCTGGAACATATTCATCATATGTTCAAGATACTATTGGAAATCAAGGAATATTAAAGCTTATGAATAATATAAAAAATACTGAAGACCGTTATGCTGAATTCAGGTCGGTCATTGGGTATTGTGCCCCCAATATCGAGCCCAAGATTTTTTTAGGCAAAGTGTCAGGTAGTATTGCGTTTGAAGAAAAAGGTAATGAAGGATTTGCTTTTGATCCAATATTTTATGTTCCAGAAAAGGATAAAACCTTTGGTGAACTAACTACAAATGAAAAAAATCAGTTTTCTCATCGAAGAAATTCATTAGAGCTATTTGTTAATTGGTATAAAACTATAGAAGATAATAAATAG
- a CDS encoding 30S ribosomal protein S15, whose product MAKPEWVTYSNEEIEEFILKFTKEGKSPSEIGIVLRDQYGVPSVKAVTGEKITAILKRNEQAQEYPEDIMNLIKRAVNIRDHLRENPKDLHTKRGLTIIESRIRRLGKYYVGEGELPEGWRYDPQEAALLVK is encoded by the coding sequence ATGGCTAAACCAGAATGGGTTACTTATTCAAATGAAGAAATCGAAGAATTTATATTGAAATTTACTAAAGAAGGAAAATCTCCAAGTGAAATAGGAATTGTTTTAAGAGATCAATATGGTGTTCCTAGTGTAAAAGCTGTTACTGGTGAAAAAATTACAGCTATCTTAAAAAGGAATGAACAAGCTCAAGAATATCCTGAAGATATAATGAACTTGATTAAACGTGCTGTAAATATTAGAGATCACTTAAGAGAGAATCCAAAAGATTTACACACTAAAAGAGGATTAACCATAATTGAATCAAGAATCAGACGTCTTGGTAAATATTATGTAGGAGAAGGAGAATTACCTGAAGGATGGAGATATGACCCACAAGAAGCAGCACTCCTTGTTAAATAG
- a CDS encoding DHH family phosphoesterase has protein sequence MLNRANVACDVISKHIKEDHVIRIISHNDADGLSAAGIIANAIKEEGGQFHTTILSRLRPEIVKELSREKYELFIFSDMGSACLKLINRFKSDAIIADHHQVDDIDPEDHVIHVNPHAFGIDGSKDLSGAGSSYLSIRELGEGENNKKHLAPLALVGAFGDMQCQDGFSGVNELIVEDAKEFGSLEIHEDLKVVSKSQEPMYKSLAYTLNPALPGLTGDLEGSMGFLEKIGISYGIKFTDLENEEKDILKDELIKLNPEIFGDVYSIPKENPVLRDLEEYSYILDACGKNKKTGLGLSIVLGERSEALDAALNLQKKYRDQLTKGMEWIKREGSNQMDFIQYIYSEDKVLKSVMGTISGVAMASKLLKSDKPILSMARMHNDVKVSGRTTRDLVNKGVDLGKALHDSSLSFGGQGGGHDIAAGAMIPYKEMDNFLNLVNDMVEHQLNN, from the coding sequence TTGTTAAATAGGGCTAATGTTGCCTGTGATGTGATATCTAAACACATCAAAGAAGATCATGTTATAAGGATAATTTCTCATAATGATGCTGATGGACTTTCAGCTGCAGGGATTATAGCTAATGCTATTAAGGAAGAAGGTGGTCAATTTCACACCACAATTCTTTCACGTTTAAGGCCAGAAATTGTAAAAGAACTTTCTAGGGAGAAATATGAACTATTCATATTTTCAGATATGGGAAGTGCATGTTTAAAGCTTATAAACAGATTCAAATCTGATGCTATTATTGCAGATCACCATCAAGTAGATGATATTGACCCAGAAGATCATGTTATCCATGTAAATCCTCATGCTTTTGGAATTGATGGAAGTAAAGATCTCAGTGGTGCAGGTTCTTCTTATTTATCAATTAGAGAATTAGGAGAAGGAGAAAACAATAAGAAACATCTTGCTCCTTTAGCTCTTGTTGGTGCATTTGGAGATATGCAGTGTCAAGATGGTTTTTCTGGTGTTAATGAATTAATTGTAGAGGATGCGAAAGAATTTGGATCTCTTGAGATTCATGAAGACTTAAAAGTAGTTTCCAAGTCTCAAGAACCAATGTATAAATCATTAGCTTATACTTTAAATCCAGCTCTTCCAGGACTTACAGGGGATTTAGAAGGATCTATGGGATTTTTGGAAAAAATAGGAATATCTTATGGAATAAAATTCACAGATCTTGAAAATGAGGAAAAAGACATTTTAAAAGATGAGCTTATAAAATTAAATCCTGAAATTTTTGGAGATGTTTATAGTATTCCTAAAGAGAATCCTGTACTCAGGGATCTTGAGGAATATTCATATATACTTGATGCATGTGGAAAAAACAAAAAAACCGGATTAGGATTATCTATTGTTCTTGGTGAAAGATCAGAAGCGCTTGATGCAGCTTTAAATCTCCAAAAAAAATATAGGGATCAGCTAACTAAAGGAATGGAATGGATTAAAAGAGAAGGTTCTAATCAAATGGATTTTATCCAATATATTTACAGTGAAGATAAAGTTTTAAAAAGTGTAATGGGTACAATTTCAGGTGTAGCTATGGCTTCAAAACTTCTTAAATCTGATAAACCTATTCTTTCAATGGCTAGAATGCATAATGATGTTAAAGTCTCTGGAAGAACAACAAGAGACTTGGTAAATAAAGGTGTTGACCTTGGAAAAGCCCTTCATGACAGTTCATTAAGTTTTGGAGGTCAAGGTGGAGGACACGACATTGCTGCTGGAGCTATGATTCCTTATAAAGAAATGGACAATTTTTTGAATTTAGTTAATGATATGGTTGAACATCAGCTTAATAATTAA
- a CDS encoding aconitase X catalytic domain-containing protein — translation MYLNNEEEKMYQGEYGDTVRKSMEIIVALGDIYGAEKLVDITSAQISGVSYKTIGDAGLEYLEDLANDKEVKAKKTTAKVPSTLNPAGTDLDKWEKLGFPPLFAKKQNDIVDAYGSLGISETCTCTPYLVGNVPRFKDHVAWSESSAVAYVNSVIGARTNREGGPGALAAAICGKTAMYGYHLDENRKANLLVEVEEEISDIGYGALGYMIGNEVGDGIPYFILKNKSTNTELKSLGAALASSGAVALYHIENETPEFNLAGKEDLIKNNNKVTITNNDIKETSEKLTNSSKNEADLVCLGCPHASLEEIKDIANIVENKKIKNELWVCTSINVKAAADRMGYTQIIESAGGHIVCDTCMVVAPIEDMGYEIIGVNSAKAANYVPSMCGLEVIFDKPENLIKFD, via the coding sequence ATGTATTTAAACAATGAAGAAGAAAAAATGTATCAAGGTGAATATGGAGATACTGTAAGAAAGAGTATGGAAATAATTGTTGCATTAGGAGATATTTATGGTGCAGAAAAACTTGTTGATATTACTTCTGCTCAAATATCTGGTGTTTCCTATAAAACTATTGGTGATGCAGGTCTTGAATATCTTGAAGATTTAGCTAATGATAAAGAAGTTAAAGCTAAAAAAACAACTGCCAAAGTTCCTTCTACTCTTAATCCTGCAGGGACCGATCTTGATAAATGGGAAAAACTAGGATTTCCTCCATTATTTGCAAAAAAACAAAATGATATTGTTGATGCATATGGGTCTCTTGGAATTTCAGAAACTTGTACTTGTACTCCTTATCTTGTTGGAAATGTCCCTAGATTTAAGGACCATGTGGCATGGTCTGAATCTTCTGCTGTTGCTTATGTAAATTCAGTTATTGGTGCAAGAACTAACCGTGAGGGTGGTCCTGGTGCATTAGCTGCAGCTATCTGTGGTAAAACTGCTATGTATGGTTATCATTTAGATGAAAATAGAAAAGCTAATTTATTAGTTGAAGTTGAGGAAGAAATTTCAGATATTGGATATGGTGCCCTTGGTTACATGATAGGTAATGAAGTTGGAGATGGAATTCCTTACTTTATACTAAAAAATAAATCAACAAACACAGAATTAAAATCTCTTGGCGCTGCTTTAGCTTCTTCTGGAGCTGTAGCTTTATATCATATTGAAAATGAAACTCCTGAATTTAATTTAGCTGGAAAAGAAGATTTAATTAAAAACAATAATAAAGTCACAATTACAAATAATGATATTAAAGAAACTTCTGAAAAATTAACAAATTCCTCTAAAAATGAAGCAGATCTTGTATGTTTAGGATGTCCTCATGCATCACTTGAAGAAATTAAAGATATAGCTAATATTGTAGAAAACAAAAAAATTAAGAATGAACTTTGGGTATGTACTTCTATAAATGTCAAAGCTGCTGCTGATAGAATGGGATATACACAAATCATTGAATCTGCAGGTGGCCATATAGTCTGTGATACTTGTATGGTAGTAGCTCCAATCGAAGATATGGGATATGAAATAATTGGTGTAAATTCTGCAAAGGCAGCTAATTATGTGCCAAGTATGTGTGGTCTAGAAGTAATATTTGATAAACCTGAAAATTTGATTAAATTTGATTAA